A section of the Pedobacter sp. HDW13 genome encodes:
- a CDS encoding BlaI/MecI/CopY family transcriptional regulator, translating to MANNNIKPTEGEMEILQVLWHKGNATVREVHEALNKKDSGYTTTLKLMQIMHEKGMVERDTNQKTHIYKALASQDKTEKQLVNKMIDNVFNGSAARLVMQALGNHSASADEIDEIKKYLDSLK from the coding sequence ATGGCGAATAACAACATCAAACCAACAGAAGGCGAAATGGAAATCCTCCAGGTGCTTTGGCATAAGGGGAATGCAACGGTAAGAGAAGTGCATGAAGCATTGAACAAAAAAGACTCAGGCTACACCACTACCCTAAAGCTAATGCAGATTATGCATGAAAAAGGAATGGTAGAAAGAGATACTAACCAAAAAACACACATCTATAAAGCATTGGCTAGCCAGGATAAAACCGAAAAACAATTGGTAAACAAAATGATCGACAATGTATTTAATGGATCAGCAGCAAGATTGGTAATGCAAGCTTTGGGTAACCACAGCGCAAGTGCAGATGAGATTGATGAAATTAAAAAATATTTAGACAGCCTTAAATAA
- a CDS encoding outer membrane protein assembly factor BamD — MFKVKHLIILVFVAALGVAGCKSRFEKLRASNDVGKKYQEALRLYNKRDYSKALVLFEDLSQKYRGRAEAEDLNYYYAYTLYRLSDYTTARYQFKSFADTYPASKNAEEARYMGAYCYYLESPNFSLDQENTYKAIDALQLFINLYPTSDRAAAAGKYIATLRGKLEDKAFENAKMYLTTGPSNIDNYRAAVIALKNAQRDYPDIKYAEEMDFLMIKAQYLYAKNSLVYRQEDRYNEALALYTEFTENHPESQYTKDAKQLKDDVEAGIVTTKQEIALYNTEQEKYKKMLIRAGKIKDTTAATNKTDIKNK; from the coding sequence ATGTTTAAAGTTAAACACTTAATTATTTTAGTATTTGTTGCCGCTTTGGGTGTGGCGGGTTGTAAAAGTCGTTTCGAGAAATTGAGGGCGAGTAACGACGTAGGTAAAAAATACCAGGAGGCGCTTCGTTTGTATAATAAAAGGGATTACAGTAAAGCATTGGTGCTTTTTGAGGACCTTTCTCAGAAATACCGTGGCCGTGCAGAAGCTGAAGATCTGAACTACTATTATGCTTATACCTTATATAGATTAAGTGATTATACTACAGCCAGATACCAGTTTAAAAGCTTTGCAGATACTTATCCTGCAAGTAAAAATGCTGAAGAGGCAAGGTATATGGGCGCTTATTGCTACTATTTAGAATCGCCGAATTTCTCTTTAGACCAGGAAAACACTTATAAGGCGATTGATGCTTTGCAGCTTTTTATCAACTTATATCCTACCAGCGACCGTGCAGCTGCTGCCGGCAAGTACATTGCCACTTTAAGGGGTAAACTGGAAGATAAGGCTTTTGAAAATGCTAAAATGTATTTAACTACCGGTCCTAGTAATATCGATAATTACAGAGCTGCAGTTATTGCTTTAAAAAATGCGCAAAGAGATTACCCGGATATTAAATATGCCGAGGAAATGGATTTCCTAATGATTAAGGCACAATATTTATATGCTAAAAACAGTTTGGTTTATCGCCAGGAAGACCGTTACAATGAAGCTTTGGCTTTATATACTGAGTTTACCGAAAACCATCCTGAAAGCCAATATACCAAAGATGCCAAACAACTGAAAGATGATGTTGAAGCAGGTATTGTGACTACCAAACAAGAAATTGCCTTGTATAATACTGAACAGGAAAAATACAAGAAAATGCTGATCAGAGCTGGTAAAATAAAAGATACCACTGCTGCAACAAATAAAACGGATATTAAAAACAAGTAA
- a CDS encoding DNA-directed RNA polymerase subunit omega has product MNTNKPAVPNTTVTRNVHDLDKTTDNLYESLVVIAKRANQISNNVKEELHGKLAEFASSNDNLEEIFENREQIEISKHYERMPKPVLVAIDEFLNEKIYHRNPAKEQK; this is encoded by the coding sequence ATGAATACTAACAAACCTGCTGTACCAAACACTACAGTTACCAGAAACGTACACGATTTAGATAAAACTACAGATAACTTATACGAATCTTTAGTTGTAATTGCTAAAAGAGCAAATCAGATTTCGAACAACGTTAAAGAGGAGTTACACGGTAAATTAGCAGAATTTGCATCGAGCAACGATAATTTGGAAGAAATTTTCGAAAACCGCGAGCAAATTGAAATCAGCAAGCATTACGAACGTATGCCTAAGCCTGTTTTAGTTGCTATTGATGAATTTTTGAACGAGAAAATTTATCACAGGAATCCTGCTAAAGAACAAAAGTAA
- the recN gene encoding DNA repair protein RecN — MLQKLSIRNYALIDSLDIEFDRGLNIITGETGAGKSIILGALSLILGQRAESKYFFNQDKKCVIEGSFALADENLKDFFEENDLDFSRESLLRREISIDGKSRSFINDTPVNLSILKQIGEKLIDIHSQHATQEINDTDFQLLIVDSLASHQPLLDDYRSGFKKLKRDNNLLKKLINEASEARNKQDYEQFLFNELEQAKLQEGEQEELELELERLTHAETIKRALLTASGLINESEPSALQILKEASLQLQGIEKFDPAINVLYERLRSSIIEIKDITDEVATIEENTLHSADRLEIVNQRLDLFYSLQQKHRLANNTELLALQQQLENNLNQLLSSDEHIEKLQKEISQLQQELQQKATQLSTNRKKAIKLVEEQTGLTLKKVGMLNARLFLDQKVAAELNKDGLDEINLLFTANAGQAPAPVSKVASGGELSRLMLAIKALLAQHTSLPTIIFDEIDTGISGETALKVGEVISDLGKNMQVISITHLPQIAAKGESHYFVHKHEDSGKTTTGIRKLKQEERIGIIAEMLSGKNPGASAVENAKELLA, encoded by the coding sequence ATGCTTCAAAAACTTTCTATACGTAATTACGCATTAATTGATAGCCTCGATATTGAATTCGATCGTGGTTTAAACATTATAACCGGCGAAACCGGTGCCGGGAAATCCATCATTCTAGGTGCATTATCTTTAATTTTGGGCCAAAGGGCAGAAAGTAAGTACTTTTTTAACCAGGATAAAAAATGTGTGATTGAGGGTAGTTTTGCGCTGGCCGACGAGAACCTGAAAGATTTTTTTGAAGAAAATGATCTCGATTTTTCTAGAGAAAGCCTGTTACGCCGCGAAATTTCGATTGATGGGAAATCGCGCTCATTTATTAATGATACCCCGGTTAACTTATCCATTTTAAAACAGATTGGCGAAAAATTGATCGATATCCATTCGCAACACGCTACACAAGAAATTAACGATACCGATTTTCAGTTATTGATTGTAGATTCACTGGCCAGTCACCAGCCGCTTTTGGATGACTACCGCAGCGGATTTAAAAAATTAAAGCGAGACAATAACCTGTTAAAAAAACTAATCAACGAAGCGAGCGAAGCCAGAAATAAACAGGATTACGAGCAATTTTTGTTTAACGAATTGGAGCAAGCTAAATTACAGGAAGGTGAACAGGAAGAACTGGAACTGGAACTGGAACGCCTAACACATGCAGAAACCATAAAAAGGGCACTGCTTACCGCTTCAGGTTTAATTAACGAAAGCGAACCATCGGCCTTGCAGATTTTAAAAGAAGCGTCGTTACAGTTGCAAGGAATAGAAAAATTTGATCCTGCCATTAATGTATTGTATGAGCGATTGCGTTCGTCGATTATAGAGATTAAAGACATTACCGATGAAGTTGCAACCATTGAAGAAAACACATTGCACAGCGCCGATCGGTTGGAAATCGTAAACCAGAGACTCGATTTATTTTATTCACTTCAGCAGAAACATCGCCTGGCCAATAACACCGAGCTTTTGGCCCTTCAGCAACAACTTGAAAATAACCTGAACCAGCTTTTATCTTCTGATGAACATATCGAAAAACTTCAAAAAGAGATTTCGCAGCTTCAGCAGGAACTGCAGCAAAAAGCTACGCAATTAAGCACCAATAGAAAAAAAGCCATTAAACTGGTTGAAGAACAAACCGGCCTTACCCTCAAAAAAGTAGGCATGCTGAATGCCAGGTTATTTTTAGACCAGAAAGTAGCCGCCGAACTGAATAAAGATGGTTTAGATGAAATCAACTTATTATTTACGGCCAACGCCGGTCAGGCTCCTGCCCCGGTCAGTAAAGTGGCATCAGGAGGTGAATTATCACGGTTAATGCTGGCCATTAAAGCCCTGTTGGCTCAGCATACTTCGCTCCCAACCATTATTTTTGATGAGATTGATACCGGCATTTCGGGCGAAACAGCCTTAAAAGTTGGTGAAGTTATCTCCGACCTGGGCAAAAACATGCAGGTAATTTCCATTACCCACCTGCCACAGATTGCAGCCAAAGGCGAATCGCATTATTTTGTACATAAACACGAAGATAGTGGAAAAACTACCACAGGAATTCGTAAATTGAAGCAGGAAGAGCGCATTGGCATTATTGCCGAAATGTTGAGCGGTAAAAACCCTGGAGCATCGGCTGTTGAAAACGCAAAAGAGCTATTGGCATAA
- a CDS encoding DUF4835 family protein: MIKRIFWMLVFLTGFGKLQAQELNARVTVLAPQVSNISRPTLDALQKTIRDYLNNNKFSNEAYKPQERIDCSFIITINSWDGGSGYTAEAQIQSSRPVFNSSYNSTLLNMSDKNFDFNYLDGSTIDFSDQNYISNISALLTYYAYTVIGMDKDSFSKMGGTPFYKKAQNIINLAQASGNTGWKAADGLRNRFWFNENVLNPIFSELRSFIYSYHLSGLDQLTDNEKGLNQIVAALPALQQMDKQKLGSIFPNVYFASKAEEVTNVLAKLNVQERLKAYNMLAEIDPANIGKYEGLKKN; encoded by the coding sequence ATGATAAAAAGGATTTTTTGGATGTTGGTATTCCTAACCGGCTTTGGTAAACTACAGGCGCAAGAATTAAATGCGCGTGTAACTGTACTGGCTCCCCAGGTGTCGAACATTAGCAGACCAACGCTTGATGCCCTTCAAAAAACAATCCGCGATTATTTAAATAATAACAAATTCAGTAACGAAGCTTACAAGCCGCAAGAGCGTATCGACTGTAGTTTCATCATCACCATCAACTCCTGGGATGGTGGATCGGGATATACGGCCGAAGCTCAGATTCAGAGCAGTCGTCCGGTTTTTAACAGTTCGTATAATAGCACCTTGCTGAACATGAGCGATAAAAACTTCGATTTCAATTATCTGGATGGCTCTACCATCGATTTTTCTGATCAGAACTATATTTCTAATATCAGTGCACTCCTCACCTACTATGCCTATACCGTTATCGGTATGGATAAAGACAGTTTTAGCAAAATGGGTGGCACTCCTTTCTATAAAAAAGCACAAAATATCATTAACCTGGCGCAGGCTTCGGGCAATACCGGCTGGAAAGCAGCTGACGGTTTACGCAACCGTTTCTGGTTTAACGAGAATGTGCTAAACCCCATTTTTAGCGAACTACGGAGCTTTATTTATAGTTACCACTTAAGCGGCCTGGATCAGTTAACAGATAACGAAAAAGGTTTGAACCAAATTGTGGCTGCCCTACCTGCCCTGCAACAAATGGATAAACAGAAACTGGGTTCTATCTTCCCTAACGTTTATTTCGCCTCAAAAGCCGAAGAAGTAACCAATGTACTGGCCAAACTGAATGTACAGGAACGTTTAAAAGCCTACAATATGCTGGCAGAAATCGATCCGGCAAACATTGGCAAATATGAAGGGTTAAAGAAAAACTAG
- a CDS encoding acyl-ACP desaturase, with protein MSFFADKRREVMVHIEQYMLEMMDTYLKPIDTNWQPSDFLPDSTSDTFYQDIRILRDNAKDLSYDLVAVLIGDTITEEALPTYESWLAMVQGPSMKEDGGWMKWNRHWTAEENRHGDLLNKYLYLSGRVDMRQMEISTQYLIADGFDIGTGHDPYRNFVYTSFQEMATNISHRRVASLAKKDGDTLLSKMCGVIASDEARHAKAYKDFMSRIFEVDPNEAMLAFEDMMRQKIVMPAHFLREVGLKIGQTFGHFTDAAQRLGVYTAIDYVDIMQQLIVDWKIEGMRDLNEAGEKARDYIMALPSRLLRVAERMKNPTIDYKFSWIAG; from the coding sequence ATGAGTTTTTTTGCAGATAAAAGAAGGGAAGTGATGGTGCATATAGAACAGTATATGCTGGAGATGATGGATACCTATCTTAAACCGATCGATACCAACTGGCAGCCATCTGACTTTCTACCTGATTCTACAAGTGATACATTTTATCAAGATATAAGAATACTAAGAGATAATGCAAAAGATCTTTCGTACGATCTTGTAGCGGTATTAATTGGCGATACGATTACTGAAGAGGCTTTGCCTACTTATGAATCGTGGTTAGCGATGGTGCAAGGACCAAGTATGAAAGAAGATGGTGGATGGATGAAGTGGAACAGGCACTGGACTGCTGAGGAAAACCGCCATGGTGATTTATTAAATAAATATTTGTACCTATCGGGTAGGGTAGATATGCGCCAGATGGAAATCTCAACGCAATACCTGATTGCTGATGGTTTCGACATTGGTACCGGACATGATCCATACCGCAATTTTGTTTATACTTCTTTTCAGGAGATGGCAACCAATATCTCGCACAGAAGGGTAGCTTCGTTAGCCAAAAAAGATGGAGATACTTTACTGTCAAAAATGTGTGGTGTAATTGCTTCTGATGAAGCAAGACACGCAAAAGCTTATAAAGATTTTATGAGCCGTATTTTTGAGGTTGATCCAAATGAAGCGATGTTGGCTTTTGAGGATATGATGCGCCAGAAAATTGTAATGCCTGCACACTTTTTACGCGAAGTTGGTTTAAAAATTGGCCAAACCTTTGGCCATTTTACTGATGCTGCGCAACGTTTAGGCGTTTACACAGCAATTGATTATGTTGACATTATGCAGCAGTTAATTGTTGACTGGAAAATTGAAGGTATGCGCGATTTAAATGAGGCTGGAGAAAAAGCACGTGATTATATTATGGCTTTACCTTCGCGTTTATTGCGTGTAGCAGAAAGAATGAAAAATCCTACTATTGATTATAAGTTTAGCTGGATTGCGGGATAA
- a CDS encoding M56 family metallopeptidase, with the protein MLLQLFVIAKGYNQLAKLKKDSLSAIPESWKAIFEQVTAHLKIKKSIQFHLSAIVNVPLVIGYLKPVVLFPLALVNQLDNDQVEAILIHELSHIRRNDFLLNLIKTAIETLLFYNPFVWMAGRFIHIEREHACDDLVLKITGKPLNYAHALLKLELLKDKNSPAYALAATGKTQNLYQRIKRITNMKTNYLNAKQQMAALTLGVACLFSIAWINPTEKKKETKKPAKQEMVRFVASTPTFNHTLCTDTTKKRKIKIVAVDANGNKTEYNSVKEMPDSIRKDFYRDELFGGRNAFRIQMDSGFKFKDSLFRVKIDREFNSPEAQAKWKKFGDDIAKQYNTPEAQAKWKKFGEDIAKQYNSPEAQAKWKKFGEDIAKQYNSPEAQAKWKKFGEDMQKRMNSPEAQAKWKKMAEDMSKQFSSPEAQAKWKKMGEDVAAKVNTPEFRAQIENIKLSALNGDLARLSAVRADSLGQKYRDAHILYFENSNNKVKQTEEYKKLREKFDKEVKELQEKIEKKEKIEKKEKVEGGNKGTYVMPAVMLYNNKNFTSPVKALNTENALVTYKDTNFKVADQLALKTFIKTDNINLLDNNNINIAIK; encoded by the coding sequence ATTTTGCTTCAACTCTTTGTAATTGCTAAAGGCTACAATCAGTTAGCTAAACTTAAAAAAGATAGCTTAAGCGCCATTCCCGAAAGCTGGAAAGCAATTTTCGAACAAGTAACAGCGCATCTTAAAATCAAAAAAAGTATCCAGTTCCACTTGTCGGCTATTGTGAATGTGCCCTTGGTTATTGGTTATCTAAAACCAGTTGTATTGTTTCCTTTGGCTTTGGTAAACCAATTGGATAACGATCAGGTAGAAGCGATCCTCATCCACGAACTATCTCACATCAGAAGAAACGACTTTTTACTAAATCTGATTAAAACAGCCATTGAAACCCTGCTTTTCTACAATCCGTTTGTATGGATGGCAGGCCGATTTATCCATATTGAACGCGAACATGCCTGTGATGATCTGGTACTTAAAATTACCGGAAAACCACTAAACTATGCCCATGCCTTGCTTAAACTAGAACTGCTTAAAGATAAAAACAGTCCTGCTTATGCATTGGCAGCAACTGGCAAGACCCAGAATTTATATCAACGTATTAAAAGAATAACCAACATGAAAACAAATTATTTAAATGCCAAACAACAAATGGCAGCCCTAACGCTTGGTGTAGCCTGCTTGTTTTCTATAGCCTGGATCAATCCGACAGAAAAGAAAAAAGAAACCAAAAAACCAGCCAAACAGGAAATGGTGAGATTTGTTGCCTCAACTCCAACTTTTAACCATACTCTCTGTACCGATACCACTAAAAAACGTAAAATAAAAATTGTTGCGGTTGATGCAAACGGCAATAAAACCGAATACAACTCAGTAAAAGAAATGCCGGATAGTATCCGCAAAGATTTTTACAGGGACGAACTTTTTGGAGGAAGGAATGCTTTCAGAATCCAGATGGATAGTGGCTTTAAATTCAAAGATTCGTTATTCAGGGTTAAAATAGACCGTGAGTTTAATTCGCCTGAAGCACAGGCTAAATGGAAAAAATTTGGGGATGATATAGCTAAACAATATAACACGCCAGAAGCACAAGCCAAATGGAAAAAATTCGGAGAAGATATCGCCAAACAATATAATTCACCAGAAGCACAAGCCAAATGGAAAAAATTTGGAGAGGATATTGCCAAACAATATAACTCGCCTGAAGCGCAAGCCAAATGGAAAAAATTTGGAGAGGATATGCAAAAGAGAATGAACTCACCAGAAGCGCAGGCTAAATGGAAAAAAATGGCTGAAGACATGTCTAAACAATTCAGTTCTCCAGAAGCACAGGCCAAATGGAAGAAAATGGGTGAAGATGTTGCTGCGAAAGTAAACACGCCTGAATTTAGGGCGCAGATCGAAAACATTAAGTTAAGTGCCTTAAATGGTGATCTAGCGAGATTATCAGCCGTCCGCGCCGATTCTCTGGGTCAAAAATACAGAGATGCCCATATCCTATACTTCGAAAACAGCAACAACAAAGTAAAACAAACCGAAGAGTATAAAAAACTGAGAGAAAAGTTTGATAAAGAAGTAAAAGAGCTACAAGAAAAGATAGAAAAAAAGGAGAAGATTGAAAAAAAGGAAAAAGTTGAAGGCGGCAATAAAGGCACTTATGTAATGCCGGCTGTGATGCTTTACAACAACAAGAATTTCACCAGCCCGGTTAAAGCATTAAATACAGAAAATGCCCTGGTAACGTATAAAGACACCAATTTTAAAGTTGCCGACCAGCTGGCATTGAAAACTTTTATCAAAACTGACAATATCAATCTATTGGATAATAATAACATCAATATTGCAATTAAATAA
- a CDS encoding MBL fold metallo-hydrolase: protein MKRLSFLLAFLFAANTWAATLPQTTYIIALGIAQDGGYPHMGCQKNCCKMAWANQKMRKQVVSLALVDPVNKKWWLFEATPDIKQQLQHFKSQTNNVYPYLPEGIFITHAHIGHYTGLMEFGREVMATNSLKVYLLPKLKAFLEQNGPWSQLVKLNNINIIGLTADQPIVVSNNTVTAFTVPHRDEFSETAGFKIITPTKKYLFIPDIDKWSKWNKNIITEVKNVDVAMVDATFYSNTELANRAIAEVPHPLVAETIDLFKNETPAVKRKIYFIHFNHTNPLLWSAQAQQALQNKGFNLVKQDQVFY from the coding sequence ATGAAAAGATTAAGCTTTCTACTCGCATTTTTATTTGCTGCAAATACTTGGGCTGCGACATTACCTCAAACCACATACATTATCGCTTTAGGCATTGCGCAAGATGGTGGCTACCCACACATGGGCTGCCAGAAAAACTGTTGTAAAATGGCCTGGGCAAATCAAAAAATGAGAAAACAGGTTGTTTCGCTTGCCCTGGTCGATCCCGTTAATAAAAAATGGTGGTTGTTCGAAGCTACGCCCGATATTAAACAACAGTTGCAACACTTTAAGTCGCAAACCAATAACGTCTATCCTTACCTGCCCGAAGGCATATTTATTACCCATGCCCATATTGGTCATTATACCGGCTTAATGGAGTTTGGTCGCGAAGTAATGGCTACCAATAGTTTAAAAGTGTACCTATTACCTAAATTAAAAGCCTTTCTGGAGCAAAATGGCCCATGGAGCCAACTTGTTAAGTTAAACAACATCAATATAATTGGACTTACAGCCGATCAACCCATTGTTGTTTCCAATAATACAGTAACCGCATTTACAGTTCCTCACCGTGATGAATTTTCGGAAACTGCTGGCTTTAAAATTATTACACCTACTAAAAAATATCTCTTTATTCCTGATATCGATAAGTGGAGCAAGTGGAATAAAAATATTATAACAGAAGTTAAAAATGTTGATGTAGCCATGGTCGACGCTACCTTTTATAGCAATACCGAACTCGCCAACCGGGCAATTGCCGAAGTACCTCACCCTTTGGTTGCAGAAACAATAGATCTATTTAAAAACGAAACACCTGCAGTAAAGCGTAAAATATATTTTATCCATTTCAATCATACCAACCCACTACTTTGGAGCGCTCAGGCACAACAAGCTTTACAAAATAAAGGCTTTAACCTGGTTAAGCAAGATCAAGTTTTTTATTAA